In Plodia interpunctella isolate USDA-ARS_2022_Savannah chromosome 4, ilPloInte3.2, whole genome shotgun sequence, the sequence tgtattttattaggcAAGTAAGTTATTAAAGCAAACTGGcttcaacaataaaaatacacaaataagaACACATCAacttataatgtaatttagtCATTACATAGGGAAGtggtcattatttttaaaaacatatccAATAGCTACCTTCTACTTTAGTGTACAAGGCCTTCTAGTAATTTATGTTGTAATATTCAATCTAAAGAAAGGGCTATTGACtggagatttttaaaattagcatTTGGCTAGCAAGCTGTCGCTATTTCAGAATCTAAATTCAAACAATATTCCCAATAAGCAGCTAAATATCTCAGGGAAATGGGTGAAAAGGTACTTGGGCTGGTGTACACAAtcaggaaataataattatcagcTAAACATAGTTTTGTGTCTCTTGACAATTATACCTGTCTATTAAACTTGTAGGTTGCCAGATAAAAAGAactatatatttgaaaatattagcAAATacctgtaaaatattaaataagccACGGCCATAATTCCAAACCCTCCAAAGACGATCAAAGCTCGAGTCAGTACTCCAGGATTGTTTTTATCAGCTGGTATTGTTTTGGCCGCAGTTTCATTGTGCATAGTTTCATTCCCAGGCACCAATGGCATGtcaactgttttatttataactgttGTATTCTGTGATGCCTTTGAAGTTTTAACAGTCTTGTTGTCAATAGTGCTGTTTCCTGTAGATATTAAGTATAGGTATTTTAGAATTCATGGAATGATAGGACACAATGTGTACCAAGCAATAAAAGTCAGAATTAGGAATTcttctgaaaaataaagtgaatTCAATACAAACTCAAGTtagctattttattattgattacaATCATTGTTGGATGGGGAATAATCTGTAAAGAGCCTGAGACTTGTTATAATGGCCAACTAATGGTTAAGAAACTAGCCTGTGATTGCAAGACCTAAGTGTCTATTCTGTTGAGTGTTAAGTTTAACATAATACTGCATTTCAATCATAGTTCTTATTGACATGCAATAAGAACTACTATTAATACACAATAACAAATTACTGTAAGTAGTAACAACACCCCACATCAAGTTTTAATACCAATCTGGCTAAGTTAACAACAACCACTTTCAAAGAAGGATAACATAATGAGAAAACCTATGCAGGTAGGCTGTTTACTCAACTAGCATGAAGTGTCTATACTAGATTTCTAAACACATAATGAATCATGTATCCATTGCATCATAAagtcaaattaattaagttcaTTGACAATGTAGTtaggattttaaattaaactattaaaataaaattgaacctGGGGCAGGCTTGGAGGTATCTGATCTTGTGTTGTCTATTTTATTGGTTTCATTATTGGACTGGACTGCAACCGGTAGAGGTAAGGTCGAATTTTCATTCGACTTTACGTCACCAGCCTCGTTTAAAACCTTTGGCTCCTGAACTTGCCGTTTTCTTAATTTCATCATTTTGGCTCCATTGTGTAAGGAAGGCCAAAATGAATACGAAAATATTCTGTCCAAGTCATT encodes:
- the LOC128669334 gene encoding uncharacterized protein LOC128669334, which gives rise to MIIRCGLMLLFLSCVKSNKIGFHENEVVVSNDLDRIFSYSFWPSLHNGAKMMKLRKRQVQEPKVLNEAGDVKSNENSTLPLPVAVQSNNETNKIDNTRSDTSKPAPGNSTIDNKTVKTSKASQNTTVINKTVDMPLVPGNETMHNETAAKTIPADKNNPGVLTRALIVFGGFGIMAVAYLIFYRRKGKNNDMNSTHGINDANQFRYGILQSDDRRDNLELSRVPLTMESDEDEEDDLEIFDLEQKKKSLSYVNLQTHDEDVVFPNSSENNIENDKDNLLLDIDDASLDNMLNWSNNGNKSIL